In Salifodinibacter halophilus, the genomic stretch TACCGACTGGCGCGCGTGAACATGCCCGAAGACATGCAGACCGAGCTGTTCGCCGCGATCAATCCGGTGCGCGAAACCCCGGCCCTGCAGACCGCGCGCGGCGACTACCTCGCCGAAAGCCTGGCCATCCTCAACCACATCGGCGCCACCCAGGGAGCGCTGGACGTCGGCATCTCGTTCGAGCAAGGCACGCGCG encodes the following:
- a CDS encoding glutathione S-transferase, encoding MSPILYYGVPSGCSFGSIVALEWSGQPYRLARVNMPEDMQTELFAAINPVRETPALQTARGDYLAESLAILNHIGATQGALDVGISFEQGTR